A DNA window from Paenibacillus andongensis contains the following coding sequences:
- a CDS encoding alkaline phosphatase family protein, whose protein sequence is MKKASSFEIVAARCWNLFNEGKPFTPIFVVGVFLLYHIGIWSDPSFWSATGLGLLVTLPLFVLYYCFDFPLFLRNYLWMPLIAALLIWDRSDFSLYLLALGLFYFFTVYFWGTFYYHLRIGTTWWNFTRFWKLVLKNSDSTSGNAQEQMPKFLLLLFVWNHYYRQFEAGVSADVGTGLLFVGGLLIYSFILHWYIFDWKPAEIPTYTRDSSDVQAGGQALNKKVIVIVVDGMRKERFEEADAPFMKKLRAEGTEYAQMETVYPARTVVCFSSMFTGTYPREHGIRSNMVWRLGIRVESIFDSLRKVGKKGRLLGIAHLIDSMGDDVESVTAVMHNDVADRNIIERAKKIMAEQNPDLLVAQLIGVDQTGHSRGVLYDDYTQKIAEADKLIEEFVGWLEERGMMENTTLIICADHGQADGIGGHGHLDEGERYVPFFLHGKTIEAGHRIDEKHSLVSMAPTLAYLLGAPFPSHSRGPVLTEAIKHHD, encoded by the coding sequence ATGAAAAAAGCTTCATCGTTTGAAATAGTCGCAGCTCGCTGCTGGAACTTATTTAATGAAGGAAAACCGTTTACCCCGATTTTTGTTGTAGGCGTCTTTCTGCTCTACCATATTGGCATTTGGTCTGATCCTAGCTTTTGGAGTGCCACTGGTTTGGGGCTGCTGGTGACCCTCCCTCTTTTTGTGCTGTATTATTGCTTTGATTTTCCGCTATTTTTGCGAAATTATTTATGGATGCCGCTAATTGCTGCGCTTCTGATTTGGGATCGGTCTGATTTCTCGCTTTATTTGCTAGCACTAGGGTTGTTTTACTTCTTTACGGTGTATTTCTGGGGCACTTTTTACTATCATCTGCGAATTGGGACGACTTGGTGGAATTTTACACGATTCTGGAAATTAGTGTTGAAAAATAGTGACTCAACTAGCGGCAATGCGCAGGAGCAGATGCCAAAGTTTTTGCTGCTGCTTTTCGTATGGAATCATTATTACCGTCAGTTTGAGGCAGGCGTTTCCGCTGATGTGGGTACGGGGCTTCTATTTGTGGGCGGCTTGCTCATATACAGCTTCATTCTCCACTGGTATATATTTGACTGGAAACCAGCCGAAATCCCTACATACACACGCGATTCAAGCGATGTACAAGCGGGTGGGCAAGCGCTGAACAAGAAGGTTATTGTGATTGTCGTGGACGGAATGCGCAAAGAGCGCTTTGAAGAAGCCGATGCACCATTTATGAAGAAACTGCGAGCAGAAGGCACGGAGTATGCTCAAATGGAAACTGTGTATCCTGCGCGTACCGTGGTCTGTTTCTCTTCGATGTTCACGGGTACTTACCCGCGCGAGCACGGTATTCGCTCCAATATGGTTTGGAGGCTGGGTATTCGGGTTGAAAGTATTTTTGACTCGCTGCGTAAGGTTGGTAAAAAAGGACGTCTGCTCGGAATAGCGCATTTAATCGACTCCATGGGAGATGATGTTGAAAGTGTGACCGCTGTGATGCATAACGATGTCGCGGATCGTAATATTATCGAACGGGCGAAGAAGATCATGGCCGAACAAAACCCGGATTTACTCGTTGCTCAATTGATTGGTGTTGACCAAACCGGTCACAGCCGAGGTGTTTTATATGACGATTACACGCAAAAAATCGCAGAAGCCGATAAATTAATAGAAGAATTCGTCGGCTGGCTTGAAGAGCGCGGCATGATGGAGAATACGACACTCATCATTTGTGCCGATCACGGACAGGCTGATGGGATTGGCGGACATGGCCATTTGGATGAGGGTGAGCGCTATGTGCCTTTCTTCCTGCATGGTAAGACCATTGAGGCCGGCCATCGCATTGATGAAAAGCATTCCCTTGTATCGATGGCTCCAACTTTGGCTTATCTGCTGGGAGCGCCATTCCCTAGCCATAGTCGCGGACCTGTCTTGACGGAGGCAATCAAGCATCATGACTAA
- a CDS encoding lysylphosphatidylglycerol synthase transmembrane domain-containing protein — protein MPTKKQFVRYMALLLIVCSIFLTWQWFDSKEWLRDIELLFHQPEWLIFMFVVYLLSFLLKAAAWRIYTGSEVRFSIYFHAISYSLLVNHLLPVKAGDGVRVGLYMKHGEKSWEEAFHSVAVMRLLDMLVLAGIGGIGIIRLGLPSSWIWVTVLAGGTVIFATAHYLPVIRKIPFIAKHSAYFHLKMLSGKGFVIVGLIALSWILEAGVIFAVARMIGLQLGTISLVWANSMTIAGQIFHITPGGIGTYESTMSGSLVLLAVDGKDAYRAALVSHTFKFLFAYTLGAYSLVRMPLHWREMKTWIGRLTSHKKPSWNGNARKDD, from the coding sequence ATGCCAACAAAGAAACAATTTGTTCGTTATATGGCGCTCCTTTTGATCGTTTGTTCTATTTTTTTAACATGGCAATGGTTCGATTCGAAGGAATGGCTCCGCGACATTGAGCTCCTTTTCCATCAACCTGAGTGGTTGATCTTCATGTTCGTCGTGTACCTGCTCTCCTTCCTTCTAAAGGCCGCGGCTTGGCGAATTTACACAGGATCTGAGGTTCGATTCAGCATTTATTTTCATGCCATTAGCTATAGCTTGCTCGTCAATCATCTACTTCCTGTGAAAGCGGGAGATGGCGTTCGTGTTGGCTTATATATGAAGCATGGGGAGAAATCGTGGGAGGAAGCGTTCCATTCCGTTGCGGTCATGCGATTGCTTGATATGCTCGTGCTTGCTGGAATTGGGGGAATCGGTATTATTCGGTTAGGTCTTCCCTCATCTTGGATCTGGGTGACGGTGTTGGCTGGGGGAACCGTGATTTTCGCAACAGCGCATTACCTGCCTGTGATTCGCAAAATCCCGTTCATAGCCAAGCATTCGGCTTATTTTCATCTTAAAATGCTTTCTGGCAAAGGGTTCGTTATTGTAGGCTTGATTGCTTTAAGCTGGATCCTAGAAGCAGGTGTTATCTTTGCTGTTGCTCGCATGATCGGCTTGCAGCTTGGGACAATCTCGCTCGTTTGGGCGAATAGTATGACGATTGCCGGACAAATTTTTCATATTACCCCAGGTGGGATAGGCACTTATGAGAGTACGATGAGCGGGTCACTTGTCTTGCTGGCCGTGGATGGCAAGGATGCTTATAGAGCGGCGCTTGTGTCGCATACATTTAAATTTCTATTTGCTTATACGTTAGGGGCGTATTCACTTGTGCGAATGCCTTTACATTGGCGCGAGATGAAAACCTGGATTGGACGGCTTACGAGTCACAAAAAACCATCATGGAATGGCAACGCACGGAAGGATGATTAA
- a CDS encoding putative protein N(5)-glutamine methyltransferase, producing the protein MINETIYVSRLRAAGCVFAEEEARLLISAARTPDDLVTMVDRRVAGLPLEHVIGWAEFCGLKIAVDPGVFVPRHRTEFLVRQAAVLAQSGAVVVDLCCGSGAVGTALAAALERIELHATDIDPAAVRCARRNVTSASGHVYEGDLYEPLPAILRGRVDILVANAPYVPTEAIRLLPPEARIHESLVALDGGADGLNVQRRVVAAAPIWLAPGGHLLVETSQRQAPQTAKLFASNGLIPQVARLDELDATVVIGTMPGLSANER; encoded by the coding sequence ATTATTAATGAAACAATCTATGTCAGCAGGCTTCGAGCAGCTGGTTGTGTTTTCGCCGAAGAGGAGGCCCGGTTACTTATCTCAGCAGCTCGGACGCCGGACGATCTCGTCACCATGGTGGATCGCCGAGTCGCCGGTTTGCCTCTCGAACACGTCATCGGATGGGCGGAGTTTTGCGGTCTAAAGATAGCCGTGGATCCAGGAGTCTTCGTACCTCGCCACCGTACAGAATTTCTCGTTCGCCAAGCCGCAGTCCTCGCACAGTCAGGAGCCGTAGTGGTCGACCTATGCTGCGGCTCAGGTGCTGTGGGCACAGCACTGGCTGCCGCCTTAGAACGGATCGAGCTGCACGCCACCGACATCGACCCAGCCGCAGTACGGTGTGCCCGCCGCAACGTCACTTCCGCCAGTGGTCACGTATATGAAGGCGACCTCTACGAGCCGCTGCCCGCCATTCTGCGAGGCCGCGTCGACATCTTGGTCGCCAACGCACCTTACGTCCCCACCGAGGCGATCAGGCTGCTGCCTCCCGAGGCTCGGATTCATGAGTCGCTAGTGGCGCTTGACGGGGGAGCGGATGGGCTTAACGTCCAGCGCCGGGTGGTGGCTGCTGCGCCAATCTGGCTGGCACCGGGTGGTCATCTTCTGGTCGAGACTAGTCAGCGACAGGCGCCGCAGACAGCCAAACTTTTCGCTAGCAATGGGCTGATCCCGCAGGTGGCCAGATTAGACGAACTGGACGCCACCGTCGTAATAGGAACCATGCCCGGCCTTTCCGCAAACGAGAGATGA
- a CDS encoding carbohydrate ABC transporter permease, giving the protein MKPETSITHPKLSSRKKTTAFTLKGRWESPIAGYLFISPWLLGFLLLTLWPMVQSMYYSFTKYTLLDAPEWIGLRNYERIFADDEMFRQSLKITILFVVLSVPIKLFSALMVAIVLNKKIKGISVYRTFIYLPSLIGSSIAVAILWQNIFGINGFINRFLSYFGIEGISWISNPNTALGTLIILVAWQFGSSMVIFLAGLKQIPAELYEASSVDGASKVRQFFSITLPMLSPVLLFNLVLQTIGSFQMFTQAFIITKGGPINSTYMYALYLYDRAFSRYEMGYASALAWILLVVIAIVTALIFASSRYWVFYETEGGRKK; this is encoded by the coding sequence ATGAAGCCTGAAACTAGCATTACTCACCCAAAGCTTTCTTCACGCAAAAAGACAACAGCATTCACCCTGAAAGGACGCTGGGAATCGCCCATAGCTGGTTATCTCTTTATTTCCCCGTGGTTACTTGGATTTCTGCTGTTAACCTTATGGCCGATGGTTCAATCGATGTATTATTCCTTCACTAAATATACGTTGTTAGATGCGCCTGAATGGATTGGCCTAAGAAACTATGAGCGTATTTTTGCAGACGATGAAATGTTTCGTCAATCATTGAAAATAACGATTCTTTTCGTCGTTTTATCCGTGCCCATCAAGCTCTTCAGCGCCTTAATGGTTGCGATAGTGCTCAATAAGAAAATAAAAGGGATTTCCGTGTATCGAACGTTCATCTATTTGCCTTCACTCATAGGGAGCAGCATTGCTGTAGCTATTCTCTGGCAAAATATTTTCGGTATCAACGGCTTTATCAATCGATTTTTAAGTTATTTCGGTATCGAGGGGATCAGTTGGATTAGCAATCCCAATACGGCATTAGGTACCTTAATTATTCTGGTTGCTTGGCAGTTTGGTTCTTCAATGGTTATTTTCCTAGCCGGATTAAAACAAATACCTGCCGAGTTATACGAGGCCTCTTCCGTGGATGGCGCATCTAAAGTCAGACAATTTTTCAGTATTACCTTACCTATGCTGTCGCCTGTACTATTGTTTAATCTCGTGCTGCAAACGATCGGTTCCTTTCAAATGTTTACGCAAGCTTTCATTATTACGAAAGGCGGACCCATTAACTCCACGTACATGTACGCTTTATACCTATATGATCGCGCCTTTTCTAGATATGAGATGGGTTATGCTTCCGCTCTGGCTTGGATACTCCTTGTGGTGATTGCGATCGTAACGGCTTTAATTTTCGCCTCATCCCGTTACTGGGTATTCTATGAAACCGAAGGAGGGAGAAAGAAATGA
- a CDS encoding carbohydrate ABC transporter permease codes for MIGARTFRTHFLLALFSLVMIYPILWWVGASFKSNAEMSSPSLFPKEWLWSNFSQGWVAIPKFTFTHFYLNTFELIAGVLITSILSCSLVAFGFARLDFPLKNFWFSILMVTLMLPSQVTLVPQYIMFNTWGWVNTYLPFYVPHALAGGIGGPFFIFLLVQFIRGIPRELDESAKMDGCSWFGIYWRIVLPLTKPALVTVAIYCFLWNWDDFFGHLLYINSVSKYTVGLALKLFVDGQSALPWGQLLAMSLVSILPALIVFFMAQRHFVDGIASGAVKG; via the coding sequence ATGATTGGAGCACGAACTTTTCGAACGCATTTCTTACTAGCGCTTTTTAGTCTAGTCATGATATATCCCATTTTATGGTGGGTGGGAGCCTCCTTTAAATCGAACGCGGAGATGAGCTCGCCCAGTCTTTTTCCTAAAGAGTGGTTATGGAGCAACTTCAGCCAAGGGTGGGTAGCTATCCCTAAGTTTACTTTTACTCATTTTTATTTAAATACCTTTGAATTGATTGCTGGAGTTCTTATCACTTCTATTCTTTCCTGCAGCTTGGTGGCTTTCGGTTTCGCACGATTGGATTTTCCATTGAAAAATTTCTGGTTTTCCATTCTAATGGTTACCCTCATGCTCCCCAGTCAAGTGACATTGGTTCCACAGTACATCATGTTTAATACATGGGGCTGGGTCAATACGTATCTGCCTTTCTATGTTCCACATGCCTTAGCAGGCGGTATCGGAGGACCGTTCTTCATCTTCTTGCTGGTGCAGTTTATCCGCGGCATTCCGCGGGAGTTGGATGAATCGGCCAAAATGGACGGCTGCAGCTGGTTCGGTATTTACTGGCGCATTGTGCTGCCGCTAACTAAGCCGGCTCTCGTAACGGTTGCCATTTATTGTTTCCTTTGGAATTGGGACGATTTCTTCGGACACTTGCTTTATATTAATTCTGTAAGTAAATACACCGTTGGTCTTGCCTTGAAGCTGTTCGTCGATGGCCAGTCTGCACTTCCGTGGGGACAATTGCTAGCCATGTCGCTCGTTTCTATTCTCCCTGCATTGATTGTGTTTTTCATGGCGCAGCGCCATTTTGTCGATGGCATTGCTTCGGGTGCAGTGAAAGGATAG
- a CDS encoding sensor histidine kinase encodes MFNLFKRVRIGRLFFGSFAAFIAVLLLISSWISYSLTSRELADNTANYQQDLLNELNKRLVTQLNSIEQMSLAASRNIDIIGFDPLDTDLFERNKRKQDLEALLASITYSTTMVQSIYLYIEHPFVSDAQGPIRVYDLRKVKDEDWFSDIQNNDFAWIKERTIQTNKGSLPVTSFARKLYNNSGIYYGLLLLNVKSSEIQNLIRGETEGRSRLLVDAGGRTIASIGDSNLPESELENIRQIKEKSGSVHLSAKQQSESLLVWSKSPSNWTLVEVTPWKNIIGGSIRLALILLSVGLSAIFIASFFTFFISRQFTNPIRLLVAFMNKLPDRGLVSDLPTDYTNEFGNLFNGYRKQMERIEELLISLKAQHKRQREAEIKALQAMINPHFLYNTLDQLNWLAIDSGQTKISKILSLMGKMFRIGLSNGETLIPIADEMTHVECYLQIQQIRWGDRLAFTISVDETAKDLFVPRLTLQPFIENAIIHGFHGRKKGEIRVSVQLLGQDIQFQVSDDGVGLRPDWDQPKARKTGGYGLRNVKERIEAYFGPPYGVHLTSTEGKGTEVTILLPQIQKKEEVEERYHVENTHY; translated from the coding sequence GTGTTTAACTTATTCAAGCGTGTTCGCATCGGTCGCCTGTTCTTTGGAAGCTTCGCCGCGTTCATTGCCGTGCTGCTGCTCATTTCCTCCTGGATCAGCTACAGCCTAACTTCTCGCGAGTTAGCTGACAATACCGCCAATTATCAGCAGGATCTGTTAAATGAATTGAATAAGCGCCTGGTCACTCAGTTGAACTCTATTGAGCAAATGTCTCTTGCAGCCTCCAGAAATATCGATATCATTGGGTTTGATCCGCTAGATACCGACTTATTCGAGCGTAATAAACGCAAACAAGATTTGGAAGCACTACTTGCCAGCATTACCTATAGCACGACAATGGTGCAATCCATTTATTTATATATCGAACATCCGTTCGTTTCAGATGCTCAGGGACCAATTCGCGTTTATGATTTGCGGAAAGTGAAGGACGAGGATTGGTTTTCAGATATCCAGAATAACGATTTTGCTTGGATTAAAGAACGTACGATTCAAACCAATAAAGGCTCGCTGCCGGTTACCAGCTTTGCAAGAAAGCTATACAATAACTCGGGCATCTATTACGGCTTGCTCCTGCTTAATGTGAAATCATCCGAGATCCAGAATTTGATTCGAGGTGAAACGGAGGGAAGAAGCAGACTATTAGTTGATGCAGGCGGCAGAACAATTGCTTCAATAGGCGATTCCAACCTGCCTGAGAGTGAACTCGAGAACATTAGGCAGATTAAGGAGAAGTCCGGGAGTGTTCATTTATCAGCCAAACAACAAAGTGAATCCTTACTTGTATGGAGCAAATCCCCTTCGAACTGGACACTAGTTGAGGTGACTCCATGGAAGAACATCATTGGCGGCAGTATTCGATTAGCGCTAATTCTCTTATCCGTTGGCTTATCCGCCATTTTTATCGCTTCCTTTTTTACTTTCTTCATATCCAGACAATTTACCAATCCCATTCGGCTTTTGGTTGCTTTTATGAATAAACTTCCCGATCGGGGTCTTGTTTCGGACTTGCCTACGGACTATACCAATGAGTTTGGCAATTTATTTAACGGTTATCGGAAACAAATGGAACGAATTGAAGAACTTTTAATCTCATTGAAAGCTCAGCATAAGCGCCAACGCGAAGCCGAAATTAAGGCGCTGCAGGCCATGATTAATCCCCATTTTCTGTACAACACATTGGATCAATTGAATTGGTTAGCAATTGATTCCGGTCAAACGAAAATCAGTAAGATCCTTTCTTTAATGGGTAAAATGTTTCGTATCGGCCTATCCAATGGTGAAACTTTGATTCCCATCGCAGATGAGATGACGCATGTTGAATGTTATTTGCAAATTCAGCAAATTCGTTGGGGTGATCGCTTAGCGTTCACCATCTCTGTCGACGAAACAGCCAAAGACCTCTTTGTGCCGAGACTAACCCTGCAGCCTTTTATCGAAAATGCGATCATTCACGGTTTTCACGGGCGCAAGAAAGGCGAAATCCGCGTGAGTGTGCAGCTGCTAGGGCAAGACATCCAATTTCAAGTTTCGGATGATGGCGTTGGGCTGCGACCCGACTGGGATCAACCTAAGGCAAGGAAAACAGGCGGTTACGGATTGCGAAATGTGAAAGAACGCATTGAGGCTTATTTCGGGCCTCCTTATGGGGTCCATCTTACAAGTACGGAAGGGAAGGGCACCGAAGTCACCATTCTATTGCCGCAAATCCAAAAAAAAGAAGAAGTCGAGGAGAGGTATCATGTGGAAAATACTCATTATTGA